From the genome of Ferrimicrobium sp., one region includes:
- a CDS encoding tyrosine-type recombinase/integrase, which produces GSFLRDITEWDWADVPTRRLIFSSDIPRLPAPLPRYVPLDEDRRLRVALTETEYPLAALALRVLRATGLRIGELLDLELDCVHEVPMNGSWLKVPLGKLDTERMVPLEEDTVALIDEIVGLRSNGRPLPHPRTGKPCQFLFTHHGTRLSPNAVRDELGRACGRAQIDPVTPHQLRHTFATSMVNAGVSLQVLMSLLGHSSAEMSLRYGRLFDTTIRSEYERALRELKEIIPPTAPKTHTSIPVTGDQPWQGLPLIKSRLSGGHCVRALAQEACIYANICEHCTNFRVDETNLAVLVTQRHDTETLASDATSRGWATEADRHRRLMVRLDALIAQASSQ; this is translated from the coding sequence TAGGTTCGTTCCTCCGTGACATTACCGAATGGGACTGGGCCGATGTCCCAACTCGCAGGCTCATCTTTAGCTCAGATATTCCTCGACTACCAGCACCTCTGCCGAGGTACGTTCCCCTCGATGAGGACCGTCGCTTGCGAGTTGCACTCACCGAGACGGAGTACCCCTTGGCTGCGTTGGCACTCAGGGTTTTGCGTGCGACCGGACTCAGGATTGGAGAGCTCCTCGATCTCGAACTCGACTGCGTTCATGAGGTCCCGATGAATGGCTCTTGGTTGAAGGTGCCGCTCGGTAAGCTCGATACCGAACGCATGGTCCCCCTCGAAGAGGATACCGTGGCCCTCATCGACGAAATCGTCGGTTTGAGATCCAATGGGCGACCACTACCGCATCCTCGAACCGGTAAGCCGTGTCAGTTTCTCTTCACGCACCATGGAACCCGACTCTCACCCAACGCCGTGAGAGATGAACTGGGACGCGCTTGTGGGCGCGCTCAAATTGACCCGGTCACTCCCCACCAGCTCCGCCACACCTTTGCGACCTCAATGGTCAATGCAGGAGTATCGCTCCAGGTTCTCATGTCTCTCCTTGGACACTCCTCGGCCGAGATGAGCCTTCGCTATGGACGCCTCTTTGATACGACGATCCGTTCTGAGTACGAGCGAGCTCTTCGCGAACTCAAGGAGATCATTCCTCCCACAGCACCCAAGACGCATACAAGCATTCCTGTCACCGGGGACCAACCCTGGCAGGGGCTTCCCTTGATTAAGTCACGACTCTCTGGAGGCCACTGTGTACGTGCCCTGGCTCAGGAGGCCTGCATCTACGCTAACATTTGTGAACACTGTACCAACTTCCGCGTTGATGAGACGAACCTAGCCGTGCTTGTTACCCAGCGTCATGACACAGAGACTCTTGCATCCGATGCGACGAGCCGAGGTTGGGCAACCGAGGCGGATCGTCATCGGCGCCTGATGGTACGGCTTGATGCACTCATCGCCCAGGCGAGTAGCCAATGA